In uncultured Cohaesibacter sp., a genomic segment contains:
- a CDS encoding ABC transporter permease, with the protein MKALLRQSVGIVSSLLVISFITFAVITNMPSDPVEIAVRAWNLAATDETVAALRQEWGLDQPFFQRYGNWLLGFVEGDWGNSFRSGLPVFNEFFERFPVSFALGFGGLGSAVLVAIPLGFFAALTPGGAIDRLSRSLSVFVQTVPAFWSGLLLLWILGAKLHWIRPFAQDINAYALAIFLIALHSTAVFARVYRKALRDFSTEPYFATALSKGLSRRQAFWRHGNKAALFSLLAAVHSEAGWVIGGTATMEILFNFPGISQFLVQSIEARDQMILQAYVMVVSLWMVAISILVKIIQQVLDPRISS; encoded by the coding sequence ATGAAAGCTCTGTTGCGGCAATCGGTCGGGATCGTATCAAGCTTGCTTGTGATTTCCTTCATTACCTTTGCGGTGATCACCAACATGCCATCGGATCCGGTCGAAATTGCCGTCAGAGCCTGGAATCTTGCTGCGACGGATGAAACCGTCGCAGCTCTTCGACAAGAATGGGGGTTGGATCAGCCCTTTTTTCAACGCTACGGCAATTGGCTCCTGGGGTTTGTTGAGGGCGACTGGGGCAACTCCTTTCGATCCGGCCTTCCCGTATTCAATGAGTTTTTTGAACGGTTTCCCGTATCATTTGCACTTGGCTTTGGGGGACTTGGGTCTGCGGTTCTCGTTGCCATTCCGCTGGGCTTTTTTGCGGCATTGACGCCCGGTGGCGCCATTGATCGCTTGAGCCGATCCCTTTCCGTTTTCGTTCAAACGGTGCCTGCTTTTTGGAGCGGCTTGCTCCTGCTCTGGATCCTTGGTGCCAAACTGCACTGGATCCGTCCCTTCGCGCAGGACATCAATGCCTATGCGCTCGCGATCTTTTTGATCGCACTTCATTCCACGGCGGTCTTTGCCAGGGTTTATCGCAAAGCACTGCGTGACTTTTCAACCGAGCCATACTTTGCAACGGCTCTGTCGAAGGGACTGTCTCGCAGGCAGGCTTTTTGGCGACATGGAAACAAAGCTGCGCTCTTCTCTCTGCTCGCCGCAGTGCATTCAGAAGCTGGATGGGTGATTGGCGGTACCGCTACCATGGAAATCCTCTTCAACTTCCCCGGCATCAGTCAGTTTCTGGTTCAGAGCATCGAGGCGCGTGACCAGATGATCCTGCAAGCCTATGTGATGGTTGTCTCTCTCTGGATGGTGGCGATCTCTATCCTCGTCAAGATCATCCAACAGGTGCTCGATCCGAGGATCTCATCATGA
- a CDS encoding ABC transporter permease has product MRLLGILLLLLVISLSGFWQPVDPDEVDVLNKFAPIGSEHWLGTDHLGRDLLSRIMVGGWRTGIVLLFVALVGFVNGTLLGSAAAILGGWAEEAILRSTQIFITVPTLIIALSAGAIFGLSPVSGGLALGLASVGQQTLMAHGLTKRILGKPFITAAYAMGVSRRSILAHHVLPNTLPTLFTYLGNQMGSAAVAYASLAFIGLGADPSKPDWGGMLFEYRMFIFDHPMLMIWPGIALSIVVLTLHHTFDPE; this is encoded by the coding sequence ATGAGGCTGCTCGGTATCCTGTTGTTGCTGCTCGTCATCAGCCTCAGCGGTTTTTGGCAACCAGTGGACCCAGATGAGGTTGATGTGCTCAACAAGTTCGCCCCCATCGGCTCGGAGCATTGGCTTGGCACCGATCATCTGGGAAGAGATTTGCTTTCCCGCATCATGGTGGGCGGTTGGCGAACCGGCATTGTGCTTTTGTTTGTGGCTCTTGTGGGCTTTGTCAACGGTACTCTGCTTGGCAGTGCTGCAGCCATTTTGGGAGGATGGGCCGAAGAAGCAATCTTGCGCTCAACACAAATCTTCATCACTGTGCCAACCCTGATCATTGCCCTGTCTGCCGGGGCGATCTTTGGCCTGTCTCCCGTATCCGGTGGCTTAGCGCTTGGTTTGGCGAGCGTTGGACAGCAGACACTTATGGCTCACGGTTTGACCAAGCGCATTCTGGGCAAACCCTTCATTACAGCGGCTTATGCAATGGGCGTGTCTCGCAGGTCAATTCTAGCCCACCATGTCTTGCCCAACACATTGCCGACCCTGTTCACTTATCTGGGCAATCAAATGGGGTCTGCCGCCGTCGCCTACGCGTCCCTTGCCTTTATCGGGCTGGGAGCCGACCCTTCCAAACCGGACTGGGGCGGCATGCTGTTTGAATATCGCATGTTCATCTTCGACCATCCCATGTTGATGATCTGGCCGGGTATCGCGCTATCTATTGTTGTATTGACCCTCCATCACACCTTTGATCCAGAATGA